The Chryseolinea soli genome contains a region encoding:
- a CDS encoding CHAD domain-containing protein — MKRLKKFAYKPFRALTEHLKTVPVNHDTETLHQVRIDIKKIKAVLNLIHETRKKFRNHKRFLPFRAIFRKADAIRQSEVLTSLLTKYPEEGLQLPPTEHPPLETFESKVPNYLQTVKAQSEKLKPYLKKIKDRDIGRYLKHQYKKIQSKLYPHLALKDIHKTRKSIKAALFIAGSTDHLKKKKEKFYDTLQEAIGNLHDKQLLLQLLKKNDNDRHHHRALRTACAHDIRQIRGLAAGFYG, encoded by the coding sequence ATGAAACGGTTAAAAAAATTTGCTTACAAGCCCTTCCGCGCCCTTACGGAACATCTGAAAACCGTGCCGGTCAATCACGACACCGAAACCCTGCACCAGGTCCGTATCGACATAAAAAAGATAAAGGCGGTCCTGAACTTGATCCATGAGACCCGGAAGAAATTCAGGAATCATAAACGTTTTCTTCCCTTCCGCGCCATTTTTCGAAAGGCCGATGCCATCCGGCAATCCGAGGTACTTACTTCGCTCCTGACAAAGTATCCCGAGGAAGGTCTACAACTTCCTCCCACGGAGCATCCACCGCTGGAAACTTTTGAATCGAAAGTCCCCAACTACTTGCAAACCGTAAAGGCGCAATCCGAAAAACTCAAACCTTATCTAAAAAAAATCAAGGACCGCGACATCGGTCGTTATCTCAAACATCAATACAAGAAAATACAAAGCAAGCTCTATCCTCATCTCGCGTTAAAAGACATTCACAAAACCCGAAAATCCATAAAGGCGGCTTTATTTATTGCCGGGTCCACCGATCACTTAAAAAAGAAAAAAGAAAAATTTTACGACACGTTGCAGGAAGCCATCGGCAATCTTCATGACAAACAACTCTTACTGCAGTTGCTAAAGAAAAATGACAACGACCGTCATCATCACCGTGCCCTCCGCACGGCCTGTGCACACGACATACGCCAGATCCGGGGTCTTGCCGCCGGTTTCTATGGTTAA
- a CDS encoding SDR family NAD(P)-dependent oxidoreductase — translation MERFKYQVAVVSGGAEGLGKGIADRLASEGGTVALFDINQALLDKTVTEFKAKGHNVSGHLVDVASEDAVRKAMEEVEATYGQIDIMVNCAGIVGPTSTNITDYPTEAFDRIYNINLRGSFLMTKYALVAMKKKNYGRILLIASMAGKEGNPFMAGYTAMKAGVIGLVKGIGKEYAETGITVNGLAPAVIKTAMNDQTAPEQLAYMIGKIPMKRLGTIEEVASITAWIVSKEASFNTGFLFDVSGGRATY, via the coding sequence ATGGAACGATTCAAATACCAGGTCGCTGTCGTTTCCGGCGGTGCCGAAGGTCTTGGCAAAGGCATTGCCGACCGCCTCGCCTCCGAGGGTGGCACGGTTGCCCTATTCGACATCAACCAAGCCCTTCTGGACAAAACCGTGACCGAATTCAAAGCCAAAGGCCACAACGTCTCCGGTCACCTGGTGGACGTCGCTTCGGAAGACGCCGTGCGAAAAGCGATGGAGGAAGTGGAAGCAACGTATGGACAGATCGACATCATGGTCAATTGCGCCGGCATTGTCGGGCCCACCAGCACGAACATCACCGACTATCCCACGGAGGCCTTCGACCGGATCTACAACATCAATCTTCGCGGTTCATTTTTAATGACCAAGTATGCACTTGTGGCCATGAAGAAAAAAAATTATGGCCGCATTCTTTTGATCGCATCCATGGCCGGAAAAGAAGGCAATCCGTTCATGGCCGGCTACACGGCGATGAAAGCGGGTGTGATCGGATTGGTGAAAGGCATCGGCAAAGAATATGCAGAGACCGGCATTACCGTGAACGGGCTGGCACCCGCCGTCATCAAGACCGCCATGAACGATCAGACCGCGCCGGAACAACTCGCCTACATGATCGGCAAGATCCCGATGAAACGCCTGGGCACCATCGAAGAAGTGGCCAGCATTACGGCCTGGATTGTTTCCAAGGAGGCCAGCTTCAATACCGGCTTCCTCTTCGACGTGTCTGGTGGAAGAGCAACCTATTAA
- a CDS encoding family 2A encapsulin nanocompartment cargo protein cysteine desulfurase has product MNNFNQDNLPDVRELERLANQYFKAAPAGDPSMESAQRFAQANPVAENQVSDFSPAAGTSNSQINHPESFDIKDPQTSLPDPHFYNGEIPKSVAGSGRSPSLQNPSGNYSTESASNKSSHRLPFQSEQPFEQELNQVLRQINSFMATPQLPVNPFPGMHPTSFYFLNDSTPTPMPGDVGIVRPPFDINRVKGDFPILKERVNGKSLVWLDNAATTQKPKFVIDRISEFYEHENSNIHRAAHELAARATDAFEGARKKVQRFLNAGSPNEIIFVRGTTEGINLIAQSWGDQNLNAGDEIILSHLEHHANIVPWQLLAEKKGFKIRVIPVDDDGQIRLDEYGKLLNSKTKLVSFTQVSNALGTVTPAQVIIDMAHTAGAKVLLDGAQSVSHMRVDLQQLNPDFFVFSGHKIFGPTGIGAVYGKEEILNQMQPWQGGGNMIKDVTFEHTEFHKAPGRFEAGTGNIADAVGLGAALDYVSRIGMDLINQYEHALLLYGTQLLKQVPGLRLIGTAPDKASVMSFVLDGYTNDEVGQALNKEGIAVRTGHHCAQPILRRFGVESTVRPSLAFYNTCADVDALVAVLHKLRSAKRR; this is encoded by the coding sequence ATGAACAATTTCAATCAAGATAATCTGCCCGACGTCCGGGAACTGGAGCGGCTGGCCAATCAGTATTTTAAAGCTGCACCGGCGGGCGACCCGTCCATGGAGTCGGCACAACGGTTTGCCCAGGCGAACCCGGTAGCCGAAAACCAAGTGAGCGATTTTTCGCCGGCGGCAGGAACGTCCAATTCCCAGATCAATCACCCGGAAAGTTTTGACATCAAGGATCCGCAAACCAGTTTGCCCGATCCCCATTTTTACAATGGCGAGATCCCAAAGTCAGTTGCCGGTAGTGGCCGGTCGCCGTCTTTGCAGAACCCCAGCGGAAACTATAGCACGGAATCGGCAAGCAACAAATCATCGCACCGCTTGCCTTTTCAATCGGAACAACCCTTCGAGCAGGAATTGAACCAGGTGCTTCGCCAGATCAATTCTTTCATGGCCACACCGCAGTTGCCCGTTAATCCTTTCCCGGGCATGCATCCGACGTCATTTTATTTTCTAAACGACAGCACGCCAACGCCCATGCCTGGCGATGTCGGCATCGTGCGGCCTCCTTTCGACATCAATCGCGTCAAAGGTGATTTTCCGATTTTAAAGGAACGGGTCAACGGAAAATCATTGGTCTGGCTCGACAATGCGGCCACCACGCAAAAGCCAAAGTTCGTCATCGATCGCATCAGCGAATTTTACGAACACGAAAACTCCAACATCCACCGCGCCGCCCACGAGTTGGCGGCCCGTGCTACGGATGCGTTTGAAGGGGCGCGTAAAAAAGTACAGCGCTTCCTCAATGCAGGCTCGCCCAACGAGATCATCTTTGTCCGTGGCACAACCGAGGGGATCAACCTCATTGCGCAAAGCTGGGGCGATCAAAACCTGAATGCCGGCGACGAGATCATTCTCAGTCATCTCGAACACCACGCCAACATTGTGCCCTGGCAATTGCTCGCCGAAAAAAAGGGCTTTAAGATCCGCGTGATCCCCGTCGACGACGATGGACAGATCCGGTTGGACGAATACGGCAAGCTACTCAACAGCAAAACGAAACTGGTGTCGTTCACGCAGGTATCCAACGCGCTGGGGACCGTAACACCGGCCCAGGTCATCATCGACATGGCGCACACAGCAGGCGCGAAGGTTTTGCTCGACGGTGCCCAGTCGGTGTCGCACATGCGAGTCGACCTGCAACAGTTGAACCCCGATTTTTTTGTTTTCTCGGGTCACAAAATATTTGGACCCACCGGCATCGGTGCAGTCTATGGAAAGGAAGAGATCCTAAACCAGATGCAACCCTGGCAGGGCGGAGGCAACATGATCAAGGACGTGACCTTCGAGCACACCGAGTTTCACAAGGCCCCCGGACGATTCGAAGCCGGCACGGGCAACATCGCCGACGCGGTGGGCCTGGGCGCTGCCCTCGACTATGTGAGCCGCATCGGCATGGACCTCATCAACCAATACGAACACGCTCTTTTGCTTTATGGGACACAACTGTTAAAACAGGTTCCGGGTTTGCGTCTGATCGGCACGGCCCCCGACAAAGCCAGTGTCATGTCGTTCGTGCTCGACGGCTATACGAACGACGAAGTAGGGCAGGCGTTGAACAAAGAAGGCATCGCCGTGAGAACCGGCCACCATTGCGCACAGCCCATTTTGCGCAGGTTTGGGGTGGAGAGCACCGTTCGTCCTTCGCTGGCGTTTTATAACACCTGCGCCGACGTCGACGCGTTAGTCGCCGTGCTACACAAACTGAGGTCCGCCAAAAGAAGGTAA
- a CDS encoding outer membrane beta-barrel family protein → MKLLFFTSVLLCLLQYAQGQVSGKVTTPDKQPLPFVNVLLLNAADSSLAKGAVATETGEYKIDGVAAGDYFLRFSLVGYKTDNVPVFKINANEARDFGVQVLEEDSQQLDEIVVQAERPLYQQEVDRTVVNVENSVMTKGSSALQVLERSPGVFVDMRNNSLALNGKTSVMLMINGKLIRLPMAQVVAMLNGMSANDIEKIELITSPPARYDAEGTAGMINIVIKKHEEIGTTGSFSVTGGQGWGEKGNGSVSVSHNTGKANFYGSYSFLHDRTRDGWVAQSTQNMPAFGGELSVDVGSTTKGTTNNHNATLGFDINAPKATLGGSATYNTSRGPRNIYNHGNYTILASDSLLVMHATIDGQAHWGNLVTNLYLDKPLREGEKLNIDLDYLRYSNESPTEINTIFLDREGREAQPSGNIFSNRQRGVSQSPIQVGVFKTDYTRQWHNIKFEAGLKGTLTASSSLSRIETYTDGAWTGSARYTNDTDMRETIAAAYSSVEAQVAPAVRLIAGLRYEYSHTRANADKEENNIDRKLGKLFPSVFLTRRLNDHAELQFSYTKRITRPSYNDLASYLLYNDPMSVSTGNPSLRPTISNNLKIGYTYNGYSFSLQAGRDDHPIILYQQKESPARDLMYLAPQNMAYQNNLTFQANLPFTINNWWSMSYSVVGGLRQFKLDHTVEKLRKTYFAYTLNGSQTFTLPANFSLEVSGWYNSSQYEGSKKIRPFGMLNAGLKKDLRHNWGSVQLAVTDIFKSMRVNGFFGTLTEEAFSLKAEYTYKAESANYRIVKLTYSKTFGNTKMKSRGSRDAVSTDERERIRKN, encoded by the coding sequence ATGAAACTGCTATTCTTCACCTCCGTGTTACTTTGTCTGCTTCAATATGCCCAGGGCCAGGTGTCGGGAAAAGTTACGACCCCCGACAAGCAGCCCCTTCCTTTTGTCAATGTGCTGCTCCTGAACGCTGCCGACAGTTCGCTCGCGAAGGGCGCCGTGGCTACCGAAACGGGAGAATACAAGATCGACGGCGTCGCGGCCGGTGACTATTTTCTTCGATTCAGTTTGGTGGGCTACAAGACCGATAACGTTCCTGTCTTCAAGATCAATGCCAACGAGGCCAGGGATTTCGGTGTCCAGGTACTGGAAGAAGACTCCCAACAACTAGACGAGATCGTGGTGCAAGCCGAACGGCCTTTATACCAGCAAGAGGTAGACCGCACGGTGGTGAATGTCGAAAACAGCGTGATGACCAAAGGGAGCTCGGCCTTGCAAGTGTTGGAGCGATCGCCGGGCGTGTTTGTGGACATGCGCAACAACAGCCTTGCCCTGAATGGAAAGACCAGCGTCATGCTGATGATCAACGGCAAACTCATACGCCTCCCCATGGCGCAAGTGGTGGCGATGCTAAACGGCATGAGTGCAAACGACATCGAGAAAATTGAACTGATCACCTCGCCACCCGCGCGCTACGACGCGGAAGGAACGGCCGGGATGATCAACATTGTGATCAAGAAACATGAGGAGATCGGCACGACGGGGTCATTTTCGGTTACGGGTGGACAGGGCTGGGGAGAAAAGGGAAATGGAAGCGTCAGTGTTTCTCACAACACCGGGAAAGCAAATTTTTATGGATCGTATTCCTTTCTGCACGACCGCACCCGCGACGGCTGGGTGGCGCAAAGCACACAGAACATGCCGGCTTTTGGAGGGGAGTTGAGTGTTGATGTGGGCAGCACAACAAAAGGTACGACGAACAATCACAACGCTACATTAGGCTTTGATATCAACGCCCCGAAGGCAACCCTCGGCGGCAGCGCCACCTATAACACCAGCCGCGGCCCGCGCAACATCTATAACCATGGCAACTACACGATCCTCGCGTCGGATTCTTTGCTGGTCATGCACGCCACGATCGACGGGCAAGCGCACTGGGGCAACCTGGTGACCAATCTCTACCTGGACAAGCCGCTGCGCGAAGGGGAAAAGTTAAACATCGACCTGGACTATCTCCGCTATAGCAACGAGAGCCCAACCGAGATCAACACAATTTTTTTGGATCGCGAGGGCCGTGAAGCGCAGCCCAGCGGCAACATCTTTTCAAACCGGCAGCGCGGCGTTTCGCAATCGCCCATACAGGTGGGGGTGTTTAAGACAGACTATACACGGCAATGGCACAACATCAAATTTGAAGCGGGCCTGAAAGGAACGTTGACGGCAAGCTCGAGCCTGTCGCGAATAGAAACCTACACCGACGGCGCATGGACGGGTAGTGCCCGGTATACCAACGATACGGATATGCGCGAGACCATCGCAGCCGCCTACTCGTCGGTGGAGGCGCAGGTTGCACCGGCGGTGCGGCTCATCGCTGGGTTGCGCTATGAATATTCGCATACCCGCGCCAACGCCGACAAAGAAGAAAACAACATCGACCGGAAACTGGGAAAACTTTTTCCCAGCGTGTTCCTGACGCGCCGACTGAATGATCATGCTGAGTTGCAATTTTCCTACACCAAACGCATCACCCGGCCGTCCTACAACGACCTGGCGTCCTATCTGCTCTACAACGACCCGATGTCCGTCTCCACGGGCAATCCTTCGCTGCGACCGACGATCAGCAACAATTTAAAAATAGGATATACCTACAATGGCTACTCGTTCTCGCTGCAAGCCGGCCGGGACGATCACCCCATCATATTGTATCAACAAAAAGAAAGTCCGGCGCGTGACCTCATGTACCTGGCGCCTCAAAACATGGCCTATCAAAACAATCTCACGTTTCAGGCGAATCTTCCGTTCACGATCAATAATTGGTGGAGCATGAGCTATAGCGTCGTGGGTGGACTCCGCCAGTTCAAGCTCGACCACACGGTAGAGAAGTTGAGAAAGACGTATTTTGCCTACACCCTCAACGGCAGCCAGACCTTCACACTTCCGGCAAATTTTTCATTGGAGGTTTCGGGATGGTATAACTCATCGCAATACGAAGGTTCGAAAAAGATAAGACCCTTTGGCATGTTGAACGCCGGACTTAAAAAAGATCTTCGCCACAATTGGGGCAGCGTTCAATTGGCCGTGACCGATATTTTTAAATCCATGCGCGTGAATGGCTTTTTTGGAACGCTTACGGAAGAGGCTTTTTCATTAAAAGCGGAATACACGTACAAGGCGGAGTCGGCGAACTACAGGATTGTGAAACTCACGTACTCCAAGACATTCGGGAATACGAAAATGAAAAGCCGCGGCTCCCGCGACGCGGTATCCACAGACGAAAGAGAAAGGATCAGGAAAAACTAG
- a CDS encoding pirin family protein has translation MLDIVIEARKAAIAPGMEVKRILPFRMRRMVGPFIFMDHAGPVSIQPQSVAKMDVLPHPHIGLSTVSYLFNGEVTHRDSLGVQQVIRPGEVNWMTAGKGIAHSERFEDPSVLVGGFEMIQTWVALPEKDEESNPTFDNYKPEQLPIYTDTGVWMRLIAGDAYGLNNNVKTHSPLLYLHAVLQPGATFGLPKEHTERAVYIVKGSIEVSGRAYTAGQMLVFTKGVDPTLIAKEASTLMLLGGEPVGDRFIWWNFVSSRKERIEQAKADWTAGRIVLPPNDNHEFVPLPEDKSKAAGSPPPQALS, from the coding sequence ATGCTCGACATCGTCATTGAAGCCCGCAAAGCCGCTATCGCTCCCGGAATGGAGGTCAAAAGAATTCTTCCCTTTCGAATGCGACGGATGGTGGGCCCTTTCATTTTCATGGACCACGCCGGCCCGGTGAGCATTCAACCGCAGTCGGTCGCCAAGATGGACGTGTTGCCCCACCCGCACATCGGTCTATCCACGGTCAGCTACTTGTTTAATGGCGAGGTCACCCACCGCGACAGTCTCGGCGTGCAGCAAGTGATCCGCCCCGGCGAAGTGAATTGGATGACGGCCGGAAAGGGAATTGCGCACTCCGAAAGATTTGAAGATCCCTCCGTCCTCGTCGGTGGCTTCGAGATGATCCAGACGTGGGTGGCCCTGCCGGAAAAAGACGAAGAATCCAATCCCACCTTCGATAACTACAAGCCTGAACAGTTGCCGATCTATACCGACACGGGCGTATGGATGCGATTGATCGCCGGCGACGCCTACGGATTGAACAACAATGTAAAGACCCACTCGCCATTGCTTTACCTGCATGCCGTGTTGCAACCTGGCGCAACGTTTGGGCTACCGAAAGAACACACTGAACGCGCCGTCTATATCGTGAAAGGCAGTATCGAAGTTTCAGGACGCGCCTACACGGCCGGCCAGATGCTGGTTTTCACCAAAGGTGTCGATCCCACACTGATCGCCAAGGAAGCGAGCACGCTCATGCTCTTGGGCGGTGAGCCCGTGGGGGACCGGTTCATCTGGTGGAATTTTGTTTCGTCGCGAAAGGAGCGCATCGAGCAAGCGAAAGCCGACTGGACCGCGGGAAGAATCGTTCTCCCTCCAAACGACAACCATGAATTTGTGCCCCTTCCCGAAGACAAATCCAAGGCCGCCGGTAGTCCGCCGCCCCAGGCGCTGTCATAA
- a CDS encoding arabinose isomerase has translation MTTKSYHLKIGLFGIGLQAYWEQFEGLQQRLEGYVSVVHKNISSTRHEVINLGLIDTPEKALEAGHTFREKDVDIIFLYVTTYALSSTVLPVVQRAKVPVVILNLVPEASIDYHRFNHLTDRTQMTGEWLAYCSPCPVPEIASVFQRARIPFYQVTGTLHDPAIWEEVTDWVDAARVAHILFHNRLGLMGNYYGGMLDIYSNLTLHCATFGGHLEIIEVDELSSLRESIGPDLIERRVADFNSAFDVQPDCSKDELIRAARTSVALDLLVEQHQLGSLAYYHKGTGNAANADTMSSIILGTSLLTGRGIPVAGEYEVKNAQAMKIMDSFGVGGSFTEYYAMDYVDDVVLMGHDGPGHIAIAQGKTKVKPLHVYHGKVGSGLSVEMRVKQGPVTLLSVVEKVDGTLMLLCAEGESVDGPILEIGNTNSRYRFSIGARDFAENWNRHGPAHHCVVGVTHIADKLKKLGALWGIEVVQVC, from the coding sequence ACGGCTGGAGGGCTATGTGTCGGTCGTGCATAAAAATATCTCGTCCACCCGCCATGAGGTGATCAATCTGGGGTTGATCGACACACCCGAGAAAGCGCTGGAGGCCGGCCATACTTTTCGCGAAAAAGATGTGGACATCATTTTCTTGTACGTCACCACCTATGCGCTCTCGTCGACCGTGTTGCCCGTCGTGCAGCGCGCCAAGGTGCCGGTGGTCATTCTCAATCTCGTTCCCGAGGCCTCGATCGACTATCATCGCTTTAACCACCTGACCGACCGGACGCAGATGACCGGCGAGTGGCTCGCGTATTGCTCACCGTGTCCCGTGCCGGAGATTGCGAGCGTCTTTCAACGGGCCAGGATCCCGTTCTATCAAGTGACGGGCACGCTCCATGATCCGGCGATCTGGGAGGAAGTAACGGACTGGGTAGATGCCGCACGGGTGGCCCACATCCTGTTTCACAACCGGCTGGGCTTGATGGGCAATTACTATGGCGGCATGCTCGACATCTACTCCAACCTTACCCTGCACTGCGCCACCTTTGGCGGACACCTGGAGATCATTGAAGTGGACGAGCTTTCGTCGCTCCGCGAATCCATTGGCCCGGACCTGATAGAGCGGCGGGTCGCTGATTTCAACAGCGCTTTCGATGTCCAACCCGATTGTTCAAAAGACGAATTGATTCGCGCGGCCCGGACCTCGGTGGCCCTGGATCTCCTGGTGGAACAACATCAGTTGGGGTCCCTCGCCTATTATCACAAAGGCACGGGCAACGCCGCCAATGCGGATACAATGAGTTCGATCATCCTGGGAACCTCGCTGCTCACGGGCCGTGGCATTCCCGTTGCTGGGGAATACGAAGTGAAAAATGCACAAGCCATGAAGATCATGGACAGCTTTGGCGTGGGCGGTTCGTTCACGGAATATTATGCCATGGACTATGTCGACGATGTGGTGTTGATGGGGCACGATGGCCCGGGCCACATTGCCATTGCCCAGGGAAAGACAAAAGTGAAACCGCTGCACGTATATCATGGGAAAGTGGGTAGCGGGTTGTCAGTGGAAATGCGTGTAAAGCAGGGACCGGTAACGCTGCTGTCGGTGGTTGAGAAAGTGGATGGGACGCTTATGCTCTTGTGTGCCGAGGGAGAATCGGTGGATGGTCCGATACTGGAGATCGGCAACACCAATAGTCGCTATCGTTTTTCTATCGGTGCGCGGGATTTTGCTGAAAATTGGAATCGTCATGGTCCCGCGCATCATTGTGTGGTGGGGGTAACACATATTGCCGATAAGCTAAAAAAATTGGGTGCGTTGTGGGGTATTGAGGTCGTCCAGGTGTGTTGA
- a CDS encoding family 2A encapsulin nanocompartment shell protein, producing the protein MAEKIKNQTALDDVAARQLAIATRTVPQMVTITPRWLTHLMSWVPVESGVYRLNKVKDAQNIEVDCSTRDEHVLPHTYVDYDANPREYNLSAVNTLVDVHTRVSDLYSRPYNQISEQLRLAIEAIKERQESELINNKEYGLISSTPASQTIKTRTGAPTPDDLDELLAKVWKEPGFFLLHPLTIAAFGRECTRRGVPPPTVSLFGSQFITWRGIPLIPSDKLPITNGKSKIILLRTGEARQGVVGLYQPNLPGEQTPGLSVRFMGINDKAIASYLIALYCSIAVLVDDAIAVLEDVDITKYHEYKY; encoded by the coding sequence ATGGCAGAGAAAATCAAAAATCAAACCGCCCTCGATGATGTAGCCGCACGACAGTTGGCCATTGCCACCCGCACCGTGCCTCAAATGGTAACGATCACACCGCGCTGGTTGACGCACCTCATGAGCTGGGTTCCTGTGGAGTCGGGCGTGTACCGGCTCAACAAAGTGAAGGACGCCCAAAACATCGAGGTGGATTGCTCCACGCGCGACGAGCACGTGCTTCCTCACACGTACGTGGACTACGATGCCAACCCGCGTGAATATAACCTCAGCGCCGTCAACACCCTGGTGGATGTGCACACGCGTGTGTCCGATCTGTATAGCCGGCCCTACAATCAAATCAGTGAACAACTCCGGCTGGCCATCGAAGCCATCAAAGAGCGCCAGGAAAGCGAGCTCATCAATAATAAAGAGTATGGCTTGATCAGCAGTACGCCGGCAAGTCAGACCATCAAAACCCGCACCGGCGCCCCCACGCCCGACGACCTGGACGAATTGCTGGCCAAAGTGTGGAAAGAGCCGGGCTTCTTTTTGCTTCATCCACTGACCATTGCTGCCTTTGGTCGCGAGTGTACACGCAGAGGTGTTCCGCCGCCAACCGTCTCGTTGTTTGGCTCACAATTCATCACGTGGCGCGGCATTCCGCTGATCCCGAGCGACAAACTCCCGATCACCAATGGCAAGTCAAAAATAATATTGCTCCGCACGGGCGAAGCACGTCAGGGTGTGGTCGGCCTGTATCAGCCCAACCTGCCCGGCGAGCAAACCCCGGGATTGTCGGTGCGATTCATGGGCATCAACGATAAGGCTATTGCCTCTTACCTGATCGCCTTGTATTGTTCCATCGCTGTGCTGGTAGACGATGCCATCGCCGTGCTGGAAGACGTGGACATCACCAAGTACCACGAATACAAATATTGA
- a CDS encoding SMP-30/gluconolactonase/LRE family protein produces the protein MNSPAPKVVIAHTCLLGEGPVWDALRKTVCWVDILNGEVHEFSTVTQQHRKIDVKDMVGSIALCNNGEYIAALKTGLAFVHRDSGRIRMLHHPEVHLPGNRFNDGKCDPAGRFWVGTMALSEAPGAGSLYMIDKNLAHTKKISGVTISNGMAWTGDHQTFYYIDTPTYEVVAYRYHHPSGEITDRRVVIKIPKDDGFPDGMTIDAEGMLWIAHWDGWQVTRWDPRTGEKLSHIALPVARVTSCTFGGERLQDLYITSAKTGLSEKQLEEQPLAGGLFVVKHCGQGVETAVFECQ, from the coding sequence ATGAACTCCCCCGCCCCTAAAGTTGTCATTGCGCACACCTGCCTGCTGGGTGAGGGGCCGGTTTGGGATGCTTTGCGAAAGACGGTTTGCTGGGTTGACATTCTCAACGGCGAGGTGCACGAATTTTCGACCGTCACGCAACAGCATCGAAAGATCGATGTGAAAGACATGGTGGGTTCCATCGCCCTGTGCAACAACGGCGAATACATCGCCGCCCTGAAAACGGGGTTGGCCTTTGTTCATCGGGACAGCGGCCGCATCCGGATGCTGCATCATCCCGAGGTGCATTTGCCCGGCAATCGTTTTAACGACGGCAAGTGCGATCCCGCGGGCAGGTTTTGGGTGGGCACCATGGCCCTTTCCGAAGCGCCCGGCGCCGGCAGTCTCTATATGATCGATAAAAACCTGGCGCATACAAAAAAGATCAGCGGCGTCACCATTTCGAATGGGATGGCGTGGACCGGCGATCATCAAACATTTTATTATATCGACACCCCCACCTATGAAGTGGTGGCCTATCGATACCATCATCCGTCGGGGGAGATCACGGACCGCAGGGTAGTCATCAAAATCCCCAAGGACGATGGCTTTCCGGATGGCATGACCATTGACGCAGAAGGCATGTTGTGGATCGCACACTGGGACGGTTGGCAAGTTACGCGGTGGGACCCGCGAACGGGTGAGAAGCTTTCGCATATCGCTTTGCCCGTGGCCCGGGTCACTTCCTGTACGTTCGGCGGCGAGCGTCTGCAGGATCTCTATATCACGTCGGCAAAAACCGGTCTCTCGGAAAAACAATTGGAAGAGCAGCCCTTGGCCGGCGGGCTCTTCGTCGTGAAGCATTGCGGGCAAGGCGTGGAGACGGCCGTATTCGAATGTCAATGA
- a CDS encoding SDR family NAD(P)-dependent oxidoreductase: MRKKVIVLGASSGIGKATAQRFAKEGWQVMGAAPEAVLLQNAVNDLEGEGHQAVLLDVTSDDHIDALKEHVQKKFGHFDVLINSVGISKGQPLLAPDFDAWDRSLQVMLYGAVKVCRALIPLMNDGGRIVHITSIHYERVAPGSSSYGMAKAAITQFTRSLAVELAPRNILANAIAPGFIFTPMSIKGDGKNELDSEWFKENYVKHNHLPLKRAGQPEEVAGVAYFLAGPDASYITGSVVTVDGGLTITF; encoded by the coding sequence ATGAGGAAAAAAGTAATCGTACTGGGCGCCTCTTCCGGTATTGGAAAAGCAACGGCCCAACGCTTCGCCAAGGAAGGTTGGCAAGTGATGGGTGCCGCACCGGAGGCAGTACTTCTTCAAAACGCCGTGAACGATCTGGAAGGCGAAGGTCACCAGGCTGTGCTCCTGGATGTCACGTCGGATGACCACATCGATGCATTGAAAGAACACGTGCAAAAAAAATTCGGCCACTTCGATGTACTCATCAACAGCGTCGGCATCTCCAAAGGCCAGCCCTTGCTCGCGCCTGATTTCGATGCCTGGGACCGGTCGTTGCAAGTCATGCTCTATGGCGCGGTCAAAGTGTGCCGGGCCTTGATCCCGTTGATGAACGACGGCGGCAGGATCGTTCACATCACCTCCATTCACTATGAACGCGTAGCACCCGGCAGTTCGTCGTATGGCATGGCGAAAGCGGCCATCACCCAATTCACCCGTTCACTGGCCGTGGAGTTGGCGCCGAGAAATATCCTGGCAAACGCCATTGCTCCGGGATTTATTTTCACACCCATGTCCATCAAGGGCGACGGCAAAAATGAATTGGACAGCGAGTGGTTCAAGGAAAATTACGTCAAGCATAATCATCTTCCGCTTAAAAGAGCCGGCCAGCCCGAAGAAGTTGCCGGGGTGGCTTATTTTCTTGCAGGGCCGGATGCCTCCTATATCACCGGCTCCGTTGTCACCGTGGATGGGGGCTTGACGATCACGTTTTAG